The genome window TGTCAAGCTTAGTAACTGCCGCTTCTGTAGCACCGTGAATCCTTGCCACCCTCCTCGCCAAATCAAAATTAAACGGCGCAGACCTACGTTCCCGTCCAGTTCCAGCCGCAGTCTCAAACCATCCTCGACGCTCAGCTTCTTCCTTAGACAATTCCCCAGGCAAACCCCCCGCACCCACACGCGTAATAAAAGCCTTGAACACAACTAAAATCCTATCCACCCTGCTTGGGCCTACCCCTGACTCGGAACATATGGCTGCAGCACTCGTATCACGACTCGTAACATAGGGATAAGATCCATGATAAAGCGAAAGCATCAAACCCTGCGTTCCCTCCAAAACAACAGTTTTATCCGCATCAATAGCGTCGTTCACCTCCTCTACCACATCTGCCAAAAAACCTTTCAACTCTGCCACATCCTTCGCTAACTTAGCCGACCTCTTCGCTCTCTCCTGCACCGCAGGACCAACACCCCAACCAGTAGTACCAAGGCTTCTCAAGTGACCGTTGCTCTTGTCTAGTTCAGAGTGATGTGGCTCAATAATAGACGCCTGCCGATCCACCCCAATCCTACCTTCAACACCTGTTTTCTCTACCTCTTTTAAAAATTGAGGAACATGAACATTAGCTCCCGGACCAATCAAGAGGCGACAACTATCATAAACAAATGTGGAAGGAACCACATGTAGCGCGTAGCGTCTACCTTTGAAATGCACAGTGTGGGCAGCATTAACAGATCCCGTGCGTACACAGACATCAACCTTATCCTTCAAAGCCAAATAGGATATGACTTTCCCTTTTCCTTCATCTCCCCAAAAGGCGCCAGCCACTACGGTGCAAACCATAACTTTTACCACGGTGCATTTAGAGTTTGGCAAGAATATTTAAAAGTATTTGTCAACTTTATGTAAAATGTCATGTTATTTTACAAAGAACCTGTCAATTTATATGGATGTGTCGAATATGTTTAAGAAGCACTCAACAACATCCCTCTCATGAGAAAAACGAAGGCGCACAATCATGCAGTTCAAAGCCGTAATCTTTGACCTCGGTGACACACTAATATTAACTGACCGATGGGACTATGACAAATGCTTGGCAAGACTTGTGAAGAGCCTGCAAAACGACAATGTAAAACTCTCAGCCTCATCTGAGCAGTTTAGACGTGTTTACTTTGAAGTTCGCCACCAAATGTACATTAGATCTGAACAATCCCTCAAAGAAGTAGATTTTCGCCTACGAATCGCTGAGACACTGAAAAAGTTCAACCACAATTTTACTCACGAAAGTCCTACAGTGACGCGAGCCGTAGAAGCTTTTCTTGAAGCCTTTATCGAAGACGTAAGGATGGAAGCTCACATACGACCATTACTCACTCAACTAAAGAAAAAATCCAAACTAGGATTAGTCTCCAATTTTGCCTACGCACCAGGCTTATGGAAGATACTGGAGCGCTTCGACTTAACCAGATTTTTCGACGCAGTGGTGATTTCCGGTGAATTAGGCCTACGCAAACCGCACCCAAAAATCTTCAAAGAAGCACTGGAATTGCTAGAGGTGAAGGCATCAGAAGCAGTTTTCGTGGGCGATTCCTTAAAAGCGGACATTAATGGCGCAAAAAACATGGGACTCAAGACAATCTTAGTTGAAAACATTGGACTTCGAAAGAACCCATACGCAACCGCAAATGAGCTAGATCCTTTCCCTATAAAACCAGACATAGCAATTCCAAATCTGAAGGATTTAGCTAAAACCCTAGAGAATTGGGCGTACTCAGCATTTCCTTGATCCTATCGAATTTGTGCTCTTTGGCTAAGCTGAGCAAGCATTGTACTCATTAAAAAGGATCTTACTTATCATTTGCCATGTTCACTTCTTTTAGATACCGCTCCGATAAATCCTAAAATCTTGTAGCATAATTTTTCGAGCCTTTCATAGTCAAGCGTTCATTAAAAGGTAGGGGTTCAATTGTTCCATCCATTCAATTTCTTTTAAAAAAATCGTCAATGGAGGCCTTCTTGGTTGTGTGATGCAAAAAACAGCTGGTTTGCCGCCATCTTTTTCTCGTTTAGCATCAGCAACGTAAACGTTAACGAGGACAGACCCGTCTTTAAGATGTAGATTAACATGACGGCCTACGAAGGCACGAGCGACATTTAAGTTGAAGCGTTCCATACCCATTGTTTAACTTCTCCATGCATGGTTTTCATCCGCAATTCTATGCCAACAGTGGGTGCAAATAGGTAATTGCTGGTCTTTATGTAGGATGTAAACTTCTATGTCGGTGTTTCTACACTCGTTTTTCCATGGATTCTGACATTTCTCTACCGGGCGAGACATTACTATATTCACCACAAGGCTGTACTTCGGATTTCCTGCGTTTAAAGCCGTCGTTGAAACAACAATTCACAGAGGGGTGAGACATAAGTGAAAGTGAAAATTGAGCTGTGAGCACAACGTTAACGACTCCTGCAGCAAATTGCCGGTCAATTGGCATTGAACTGAAGAAGAATATTAGCCTTCTGTTTTTTTCAGAGGCTTATAATTTCTGGCTCAATTTCTTTCCTAGTTATTTTCAATAACGCGACAGAGGGTTTGGTTAAAAATGGTGAAATGGGATTTGTGGGGCTGCCAGGGTTAATGAGTAACATGCCATCTTTATATTTCACACTTGGCCGATGAGTGTGACCTGATACGAAAACGTGGAAACCTCGCTTTTCGACTATGTCTTTAAATCTGTTTGTTCGGAAGAAATAGTTTAGACTGTGTGTCATTCCAATTTTCCAGTCATAAACATCAACAGAATTTATCACAGGTAATTTCTCCTTTACATCTCTTGTGTCCATGTTGCCATGCACGGCGAAGACAGGCGTCATTTGCTCCAATTCCTCTAAAACACTTAGCCTCGTTAAGTCTCCGGCGTGAATAATCAAACTGGCGTCTTGGAAGATTTTGAAAACCTTGTTTGGTATTGCTTTTGCACGAGCTGGAATATGAGTATCCGAGATTAAGCCTATGAGTTTCAAAACACTCAGCTCTGCCAGTTTTTGTTATCAACTATTATAGCAATACGGAGCAACGGTTATAAAGTTAGCAGAAAATCTTGCGAGGTTTATGCTAGAAAATTTCATTTGAATGGATATGTCTTTAATGCGTACTCGCAAAAGTACGAATTGCGTTAAGAATCAAAATGAAAAAATGCCTTACATCAGTCTCCGGAAACTATTCACAAAATTAATTTTGCCATCATATAGATGAATCGCTTAAAAAGAAGGATTGTGGAGAAGAAGCTATTTGCGTTCTTCCAAGTAGCTGTACCCTTCGTCTACTTTTTTCTGCATTTCCTCAGCGTATTTTCCAATACCGTTTTGTTTGATGCTTTGGAGTGCTGCTGCAAGTCCGTAGCCTTTTCGATAAGGAGCTAAGGGTCCACATGATTCAACTTCATTGCATTCGGCGCAGGTGCGATAACCCTTTTGTTCTGCACATGATCTTACTTTGCAGTTTGGGTCTCCGCCGCCTTGAAGACAGCCAGGGCAGTAGCCAAACATTTTGACTAAGCCATTCATGACTTGGCTGAATTCGTTGTAGTGTTTGAAAGTTGGTTCCCAGTTAGCGAGTTCTGGCATGGCTTTGTCGAAGCCATAAACAGTAATAATTTTGTGTAGGTCATCGACAGCATTTTTTATTTTTCCTTGACGAATCCCGCAGGCGTTGCAGTGGAGGCCGCAGTGACCGACAAGGTTGGCTAGATCTGTTGTGGCCATGTGTTATGCCTTCTTAACGTATTTTTCTTTCGATGCCCCGTAGTTTAAGCATTTTGGTTGACAAGCTATGGTTTATGGGTCAACCCTACGACATCGCCAATGTGTTGGCAGTTTCAAAAATAGCCTGTTGGAGAGTTGCCTTAAGCCAGATGTTCATGGCTTGGACGGGCAGCGCAATATTTTGCTTGACCTAAGGAATATCAGGTGGAAGTCTTTGGAAACGACAATGTTGAAAGCATTTTGGCAATTAAGGAAAATGAAGGTTCAACCTCTCAAAACGCTTCCAAAAATTGAAACGGAATCTAGGGTAGGTACAAATCTACACATACAAACTGTCCATATTTCACTCTGCCAAAAGCATATCTGGAATCAAATACAATCTGTGGATCTCTAGAAGGTGACGAACACACACTTTTGCCAACACCAGCAAAGCATTGCGCTGTAATAGAACTTTCTTCCATAAAGAATAAATGTCTTAGAGAAGACTTTATTTTTGATGCACTATGCAAAAATACGTTCGGTTAGTGTTAGTTGTCTCAATTTGCTGCTTCATAGCTATATCTCTCATTCCAACTAGAGCCCTAAAGGTCAAGCAATATCAATCTCCTACAGTTGAAGAAAACAACAACGCGTTGAGCATTAAGAGCTACACCATGCCAGATTCAATTATAGTTGAGTTGTTTTTCCCACAACCCTCTATAACTGATTCCCAGAATCACCACTCAGTTGAGATGCAAGACCTACTAAGATTTGGTGCTCCCGGTGAGCCAGTACTCCCTTTCAAGACGATCAAAGTGTTGATTCCTCAGAGCAAAGAGTTCCAAAGAATCGATGTGACCCATGGTAATAGAAGATTGTTAAAAGGCAAGTTCAATGTAGAGTATGGAAAGACACCAATACCCATTTCATCTAAGATTAGCATTGTAGACCGACAAAATCAAAAAATCTATAGTTCATCAGATCCGTTTCCAAGTGCGTTGTTTTCACAAGTATCAGAGCAATATATACGAGGATATAGAACACTCCTCTTGACACTTCATCCAATCCAATACATTCCAAAAACGGGTGAGCTATCCTACTTCGAAACCATGACTGTTACTATCGATTTGAAGGAAACTAGCAAAGCATCTCCATGGCTAAGAAATCTGTCAAAAGACAAAATGACCGTTCAAGAAATTGTGGACAATCCAGAGGCCGCGGAAACGTACACAACAATGACAACACAATTGCGACCATTATCTGTGAATGCGTCGGAATCATACGATTATGTTATCATTACCGACAGCACTCTGAACTCTTCATTTCAGCCATTAATCGATTGGAAAATCTTGAAGGGATTGAATGCAACAACAGTTCTGGTTGAAGACATTCTAAGCGACCCAGACTATTATGGCAATGGTTTGTTTGGTGACGGTTCGCAATTTAACGATACAGCTGCCCGCATAAGAAATTTCATAAGAGATGCATACTATAACTGGGAAACTGAGTATGTATTGCTCGGTGGAGACATCGGGATTATTCCTAAAAGAGGCACCTATGGCTTTGTCGCGACGGACCCAATTACGGTAGATCGCAACATCCCTTGTGACATGTACTATGGGGCCCTTGACGGAAGCTGGGACAACGACAACGACACCATATTTGGAGAAGGAGTTTATTCAGAAGGTTCAGAATCACCTGAGAATGGAACAGCTGGAGAAGAAGCTGACTGGTTTGCAGAGGTATACATTGGAAGAGCACCAGTGACTACACTAGTGCAAGTAGAGAATTTCGTCAACAAAACGCTGTGGTATGAACAAGCTTCAGACGACAGCTATTTCAAGAAGGCAGTGATGATTGGCGAAAAACTAGATGCCGAAACGCAAGCTGCAAACAGCAAAGATTTGGTATCAGATGAAATACCGCAGTATACAACGAAACGGTTGTACGAAAGAGACGGCACATACAGTCGCACAACAGTTATCAACGCAATTAACAGCGGCACCCACATATTGAACCATGACGGACATACAAATCCCGATATTATGATGGAACTGACTAGAGATGACGTCGACACTCTCATCACCAACACGGAATACTTTTTCGGATATAGCGTTGGATGCAGCGCAGCAGCATTCGATGGAGACTCAGTCAT of Candidatus Bathyarchaeota archaeon contains these proteins:
- a CDS encoding metallophosphoesterase gives rise to the protein MKLIGLISDTHIPARAKAIPNKVFKIFQDASLIIHAGDLTRLSVLEELEQMTPVFAVHGNMDTRDVKEKLPVINSVDVYDWKIGMTHSLNYFFRTNRFKDIVEKRGFHVFVSGHTHRPSVKYKDGMLLINPGSPTNPISPFLTKPSVALLKITRKEIEPEIISL
- a CDS encoding adenylosuccinate synthetase; the protein is MVCTVVAGAFWGDEGKGKVISYLALKDKVDVCVRTGSVNAAHTVHFKGRRYALHVVPSTFVYDSCRLLIGPGANVHVPQFLKEVEKTGVEGRIGVDRQASIIEPHHSELDKSNGHLRSLGTTGWGVGPAVQERAKRSAKLAKDVAELKGFLADVVEEVNDAIDADKTVVLEGTQGLMLSLYHGSYPYVTSRDTSAAAICSESGVGPSRVDRILVVFKAFITRVGAGGLPGELSKEEAERRGWFETAAGTGRERRSAPFNFDLARRVARIHGATEAAVTKLDILYPSCKNATNYDRLPQEARDFIAKVEEATGVRVTIVGTGPGALDIIDRRGSS
- a CDS encoding DUF3795 domain-containing protein codes for the protein MATTDLANLVGHCGLHCNACGIRQGKIKNAVDDLHKIITVYGFDKAMPELANWEPTFKHYNEFSQVMNGLVKMFGYCPGCLQGGGDPNCKVRSCAEQKGYRTCAECNEVESCGPLAPYRKGYGLAAALQSIKQNGIGKYAEEMQKKVDEGYSYLEERK
- a CDS encoding HAD family hydrolase gives rise to the protein MQFKAVIFDLGDTLILTDRWDYDKCLARLVKSLQNDNVKLSASSEQFRRVYFEVRHQMYIRSEQSLKEVDFRLRIAETLKKFNHNFTHESPTVTRAVEAFLEAFIEDVRMEAHIRPLLTQLKKKSKLGLVSNFAYAPGLWKILERFDLTRFFDAVVISGELGLRKPHPKIFKEALELLEVKASEAVFVGDSLKADINGAKNMGLKTILVENIGLRKNPYATANELDPFPIKPDIAIPNLKDLAKTLENWAYSAFP